Genomic window (Methanobacterium sp.):
TCAAGAATGGTTGCAGTATATGGAACATCTTGAAGAACATTACCCTTATCTATTCTCCTTAGCTGTAAGAACTAATCCATTTGATCCAGATTCACAAGTCATGATTAAATAATCAATGCAGATAGCTTTTGCTGATAAACTCTAATTATTTTTTTTTTTTAAATAAAATTTTTATCCTAAAATTGTTTTTTTTTAAAATTAAACTGCAATAATCCGTAACCTATTTATGCATGGCCACCAACATACTTATAAAATTAATGTGGTCGATGCAATGGAGAGTTTGACTCTCGAGCAGTATAGAAGAATGGTTGATAAGGTATTAGAATTTAAAAGATTGAATGGAGACCTACCAAAATATGCGATAATCGACGGGTGCCGCATAGAAAAAAGGGAATATATTGATATGATTGAACGGGTGAACAAATTCTTCCTGGAAATGGGAAGAAACCCAGGAACTGTGGATATCGCACCCATAGATGATATCTCAACAGTGGAAAAAATATCAATATAAAAAAGAATTACTCCCTATACGTCCTAGAACTCCTGGCAATCTCTTTAAACACAATTAAACTGTATAATCTCTCATTATCACATATCTTGGATTATCTAAGTTTTCTTTCTTAAAAATTAGTAGCAATTTGAATAATTTATAATAAATTTCAGAATCAATCCTTATTTTAGGATAACTAATAATTATTTTAGGGAATTAATAATATTTTAGATCTTCTGGACGGTTAAGATTTCGAAAACTGTTTTTTTCAGGATCAAGGATTTCAACACTAACATAATCAACATCAATATATTTGAGGAGTGATTTGACATCTCTCAATCCTTGATTTAATACATCTTCAATGTAAGGTAAGCATTCTTTAAGATAATATGAATGTAAAGGTTCTACCGAACCATCAGACCATTTAGGGACCAGTGCCATAACCTTTTTTTGAGGGTTATCTTCAACTATCTGGAATGTTTTTTTAATAAAATTATCAGATACAAATGGGGAGTCACAAGGCAAAACCAGACAACCTTCAGCTTTAATATGTGATAGGCCAGTTAATAATCCTAAAAGAGGGCCTTGATCCGTTTCAAGATCTATTACCAGTTTCAGAGGAGGGTAACCATCTTCCCTATCCACTATAAACTTTTCAATGAGATTTTGATAGAGTTGGACTTGTTTTTTATCCCTTAAAACCAGGATGATTTCGTCAACAAGTTGATCCATAGTTTCCAGCAAATGAATTAAGACTGGTTTTTCTTCCAAAATCATTAATCCCTTATCCTGACCCATACGCCGGCTTCTGCCACCACATAGTATAACACATGATCTCATAAAATTAAGAAATCCAAAATAGTCTTAATTACATCAAACGACTAGTAGGATAATTAGGGCTTTCATTGGTTATAAGCAAGTCGTGCGGGTGACTTTCTGTCATTCCACTAGGGGTGATACGGACAAAACGGGCCTTTTCCCACATTTCTCCAATATTAATAGCACCACAGTAACCCATGGAGGCTTTAAGACCACCCATAAGCTGGAATATGATTTCAGTAACTGGTCCTTTATAGGGTACAACACCTTCAACTCCTTCAGGCACCAGTTTGGCATGTTTCATTGGTCCTTTAACTTCTTGGAAGTAGCGGTCAGTGCCTGCTCCAGAACCACCAGTCATGGCTCCTAATGATCCCATTCCCCGGTATTGTTTAAATTTCCGGCCGTTCATTATAACCACGTCACCAGGAGATTCAGAAGTTCCAGCAAGTAAACTACCTACCATAACTGAGTCTGCCCCTACTGCGATGGCTTTAGCAATGTCTCCAGAGTACCGAAGCCCACCATCGCCTATCACTGGAATACCATGATCTCTTGCCACATCTGCAACATCAGATATGGCTGTTAACTGCGGTACTCCTACACCAGCGATTATCCTAGTTGTGCATATAGATCCTGGTCCAATTCCAACTTTAAGGCCATCCACATCCCCAGATATTAAGTCTTCAGCTGCTTGGCTGGTTGCGATGTTGCCCACAATTAAATCTGCATCTATGTTGTCCTTCATTTTCTTAGCAGAT
Coding sequences:
- a CDS encoding pseudomurein-binding protein — protein: MESLTLEQYRRMVDKVLEFKRLNGDLPKYAIIDGCRIEKREYIDMIERVNKFFLEMGRNPGTVDIAPIDDISTVEKISI
- a CDS encoding molybdenum cofactor guanylyltransferase; this encodes MRSCVILCGGRSRRMGQDKGLMILEEKPVLIHLLETMDQLVDEIILVLRDKKQVQLYQNLIEKFIVDREDGYPPLKLVIDLETDQGPLLGLLTGLSHIKAEGCLVLPCDSPFVSDNFIKKTFQIVEDNPQKKVMALVPKWSDGSVEPLHSYYLKECLPYIEDVLNQGLRDVKSLLKYIDVDYVSVEILDPEKNSFRNLNRPEDLKYY